From a region of the Streptomyces caniferus genome:
- a CDS encoding S-(hydroxymethyl)mycothiol dehydrogenase, protein MPHEVHAVVAAKQGAPVELQTILVPDPGPGEVLVAVQACGVCHTDLHYRDGAIDDAFPFLLGHEAAGVIEEVGPGVTGLAPGDYVVLAWRAPCGNCRSCRRGRPWYCFDSRNAARPMTMLDGTELTAALGIGAFAEKTLVAAGQAVKVDPNARPEAAGLIGCGVMAGYGAAVHTGGVGSGDTVAVIGCGGVGNAAIAGASIAGARRVIAVDIDDRKLDGATRFGATDTVNSRGTDPVEAVRALTGGHGADVVIDAVGRPETYQQAFSMRDLAGTLVQVGVPDPDMRIDLPLIDLFSRGGALKSSWYGDCLPSRDFPVLIDRYLSGRLDLDGFVTETIALDEVESAFDKMRDGRVLRSVVVL, encoded by the coding sequence ATGCCACACGAAGTCCATGCCGTCGTCGCGGCGAAACAAGGCGCACCGGTCGAGCTGCAGACCATCCTGGTGCCCGATCCCGGCCCGGGAGAAGTGCTCGTCGCCGTACAGGCCTGCGGTGTCTGCCACACCGATCTGCACTACCGGGACGGCGCGATCGACGACGCATTCCCCTTCCTGCTCGGCCATGAAGCGGCCGGCGTCATCGAGGAGGTCGGTCCCGGTGTCACCGGTCTCGCCCCCGGTGACTACGTCGTCCTCGCCTGGCGCGCGCCCTGCGGCAACTGCCGGTCCTGCCGCCGCGGACGCCCCTGGTACTGCTTCGACTCCCGCAACGCCGCCCGGCCGATGACGATGCTGGACGGTACGGAGCTGACCGCGGCGCTGGGCATCGGCGCCTTCGCCGAGAAGACCCTGGTCGCCGCCGGACAGGCGGTCAAGGTCGACCCCAACGCCCGCCCCGAGGCCGCCGGTCTCATCGGCTGCGGGGTGATGGCGGGGTACGGCGCGGCCGTGCACACCGGCGGGGTGGGCAGCGGGGACACCGTCGCCGTCATCGGCTGCGGCGGGGTGGGCAATGCGGCCATCGCCGGCGCGTCGATCGCCGGGGCCCGCCGGGTCATCGCGGTCGACATCGACGACCGGAAGCTGGACGGCGCCACCCGCTTCGGCGCCACCGACACCGTCAACTCCCGCGGTACGGACCCGGTCGAGGCGGTCCGCGCGCTCACCGGCGGGCACGGCGCCGATGTGGTGATCGACGCGGTGGGCCGCCCGGAGACCTACCAGCAGGCCTTCTCCATGCGTGATCTGGCCGGCACGCTGGTCCAGGTCGGCGTGCCCGACCCGGACATGCGGATCGACCTGCCGCTGATCGACCTCTTCTCGCGCGGCGGGGCCCTCAAGTCGTCCTGGTACGGCGACTGCCTGCCCAGCCGCGACTTCCCCGTCCTCATCGACCGCTACCTCAGCGGACGGCTCGACCTCGACGGATTCGTCACCGAGACGATCGCCCTGGACGAGGTGGAGTCCGCGTTCGACAAGATGCGCGACGGCCGCGTACTGCGCTCCGTCGTGGTCCTGTAA